A single Parabacteroides timonensis DNA region contains:
- a CDS encoding ABC transporter ATP-binding protein has translation MNFLETEDVVKQYANHLALNKVSIQVPEGKIFGLLGPNGAGKTTLIRIINRITAPDSGIVRFNGRESQPEDIYQIGYLPEERGLYKKMKVGEQAIYLAQLKGLSYQEARKRLTQWFEKFDIMPWWNKKLEELSKGMQQKVQFIITVIHEPALLIFDEPFSGFDPVNAERLKQEILELKEKGHTIIFSTHNMASVEEICDNIALINRSQVVLSGNVTEVRNRFRNNTFTLCITSDRSLQNDQTDIFTILSEKEQSGIREFQIHKAEGISNSALLSTLSGQAEIISFTEELPSMNDIFINTVSGTNTTQA, from the coding sequence ATGAACTTTTTGGAAACGGAAGATGTGGTCAAACAGTATGCCAATCATCTTGCCTTGAACAAAGTCAGCATCCAGGTACCCGAAGGAAAGATATTCGGACTACTCGGACCTAATGGTGCCGGCAAAACCACACTAATCCGTATCATCAACCGTATCACGGCTCCCGACAGTGGGATCGTTCGTTTCAACGGACGTGAATCGCAGCCGGAGGATATATACCAGATCGGATACCTGCCGGAAGAACGTGGTCTTTATAAAAAAATGAAAGTCGGCGAACAGGCTATCTACCTGGCACAATTGAAAGGCTTATCCTACCAGGAGGCCCGTAAACGCCTAACGCAATGGTTCGAAAAGTTCGACATCATGCCCTGGTGGAACAAGAAACTGGAAGAGTTGTCGAAAGGGATGCAACAAAAAGTTCAATTCATCATTACCGTTATTCACGAACCGGCACTGCTTATATTCGACGAACCGTTCAGCGGTTTTGACCCGGTGAATGCGGAACGGCTGAAGCAGGAAATACTGGAACTGAAGGAGAAAGGACATACGATCATATTCTCCACCCATAATATGGCATCAGTGGAAGAAATATGCGATAATATAGCCCTGATAAATCGTTCACAGGTTGTTCTTTCCGGAAATGTAACGGAAGTAAGGAACCGTTTCCGGAACAATACATTTACTTTATGCATCACATCGGATAGATCCCTGCAAAACGATCAGACGGATATCTTTACTATACTTTCCGAAAAGGAACAAAGCGGGATACGTGAATTTCAGATCCATAAGGCAGAAGGTATCAGCAACTCTGCTCTACTGTCCACTTTATCGGGACAGGCAGAAATTATCTCGTTTACCGAAGAGTTACCATCCATGAACGACATATTTATTAACACCGTATCAGGTACAAACACGACACAGGCATGA
- a CDS encoding ABC transporter permease produces MNKIGLIIKREYLRRVSKKSFILLTLLTPFLFAALVFVPLWLSTIKGDEVRNIAIIDTTGKYAQLFENNESYHFVHSDKTLDDYRQNSDKEIFAFLSITDDLLNNPKAATLYSEKQVPVELSRLVNQTLSKQLESEKLASFNIPNLKEIIRESKINFNVQTIKWSEDGQESTSSATVASVIGMVFTFIIYMFIMMYGAMVMQGVMEEKTNRIIEVMISSVRPFDLMMGKIIGIGFVGLTQVFLWGIITTVLVSVGGFMFSGGADMSALQAGPQMGMVDTNALASSSGNEIMGIINSINIAEIGISFIIYFIGGYMLYASIFAAIGSAVDSQEDTQQFMAPVTIFMIFALYAGIYSMENPDGPLAFWCSMIPFTSPIVMMVRIPFEIPLWEKLLSVSLLYASAIGIVWLSAKIYRVGILMYGKKPSIKEMVKWIKYK; encoded by the coding sequence ATGAATAAAATAGGACTTATAATCAAAAGAGAGTATCTGCGCCGGGTAAGTAAAAAGTCGTTTATCCTGCTTACACTATTAACCCCGTTTTTGTTTGCAGCACTGGTGTTCGTCCCGTTATGGTTGTCAACTATCAAAGGAGACGAGGTTCGTAATATCGCCATTATCGATACGACAGGGAAATATGCCCAACTATTTGAAAACAACGAAAGCTACCATTTCGTCCATAGCGACAAGACGTTAGACGACTATCGCCAGAACAGTGATAAGGAAATATTCGCCTTCCTAAGTATTACAGACGATCTGTTGAACAACCCCAAGGCGGCAACTCTCTACTCGGAGAAGCAGGTCCCCGTCGAACTGAGCCGGTTGGTTAACCAGACATTAAGTAAACAACTCGAAAGCGAAAAGCTTGCTTCCTTCAACATCCCCAATCTGAAAGAGATCATCCGGGAAAGTAAAATCAATTTTAATGTACAAACCATCAAATGGAGCGAAGACGGACAGGAAAGTACGTCGTCGGCCACCGTAGCATCCGTGATCGGAATGGTATTCACGTTCATTATTTATATGTTCATTATGATGTATGGTGCGATGGTCATGCAAGGGGTGATGGAGGAAAAAACCAACCGCATTATCGAGGTGATGATTTCTTCTGTGCGGCCGTTCGATCTGATGATGGGGAAAATTATCGGTATCGGTTTTGTCGGATTGACACAGGTATTCCTGTGGGGAATTATCACGACCGTACTGGTTAGCGTAGGAGGATTCATGTTCTCGGGAGGAGCTGATATGAGTGCCCTACAAGCCGGTCCCCAGATGGGAATGGTGGATACGAATGCATTGGCTTCTTCTTCCGGTAATGAGATTATGGGAATTATTAATTCTATCAATATCGCAGAGATAGGTATTTCCTTTATCATCTATTTTATTGGCGGTTATATGTTATATGCATCCATATTCGCGGCAATCGGTTCGGCTGTAGACAGCCAGGAAGATACGCAACAGTTTATGGCACCTGTTACAATCTTTATGATCTTTGCATTGTACGCCGGTATTTACAGCATGGAGAATCCGGACGGCCCGCTGGCTTTCTGGTGTTCGATGATACCGTTCACATCACCGATTGTCATGATGGTACGTATCCCGTTTGAAATACCTTTGTGGGAGAAGTTATTATCTGTTTCTTTACTATATGCTTCGGCTATCGGCATTGTCTGGTTATCAGCCAAGATATACCGGGTCGGTATCCTGATGTATGGAAAGAAACCGAGTATAAAGGAAATGGTAAAATGGATCAAGTATAAATAA
- a CDS encoding histidine phosphatase family protein — MTSTISLILSRHGETEENKLRIMQGQMPGHLSELGKQQAEQLADLLEREEIDVIVSSDLARSYDTALAVARRKGLEPVQTPLLREMDWGIYTGKVANEMDFKNLPESVESLEALYKRAGEFLEFLQTEFPGKRILAIGHGGFNRAIIVRIEKRQQEDILKLPIMKNTACLRFSI; from the coding sequence ATGACTTCAACAATATCGCTTATATTAAGTCGTCACGGAGAGACGGAAGAGAATAAACTGCGCATCATGCAGGGGCAGATGCCCGGCCATCTCTCCGAATTGGGAAAACAACAGGCGGAACAACTTGCCGACCTGTTGGAAAGAGAAGAGATCGACGTGATTGTCAGCAGCGACCTGGCCCGGAGTTACGATACAGCCCTGGCTGTTGCCCGTCGTAAAGGGCTGGAACCTGTACAGACTCCCCTACTCCGTGAAATGGACTGGGGTATCTATACCGGAAAGGTTGCCAACGAAATGGATTTCAAGAACCTGCCAGAAAGTGTAGAAAGCCTGGAGGCTTTATATAAAAGAGCCGGAGAGTTTCTGGAATTCCTGCAAACCGAATTTCCGGGCAAACGTATCCTGGCTATCGGGCATGGGGGATTTAACCGTGCCATCATCGTACGGATAGAAAAAAGGCAGCAAGAGGATATCCTGAAGCTGCCGATTATGAAAAACACAGCTTGCCTGCGCTTTTCGATATAA
- a CDS encoding PaaI family thioesterase: MNTEVKERLLDRVKTNPYVNHLGVQFTTVEDGIVEARMPLHDEQRQYSGVIHGGVLAALADTIAGFAAYTMTPLDKDVLTAELKVSFLRAAWGKELIAKGTVIKPGRHVHFSECEIYCDDKLVSKASGTFSVVQPQV, translated from the coding sequence ATGAATACAGAAGTAAAAGAAAGATTACTCGACAGAGTGAAAACCAATCCCTATGTAAACCATTTGGGGGTACAATTCACTACTGTCGAAGATGGGATCGTTGAGGCACGTATGCCCTTGCACGATGAACAACGCCAGTATAGCGGCGTTATTCATGGAGGTGTATTGGCAGCCCTGGCCGATACGATCGCCGGATTTGCCGCCTATACAATGACTCCGTTGGATAAAGATGTATTGACGGCAGAACTGAAAGTCTCCTTCCTGCGGGCAGCCTGGGGGAAAGAGTTGATTGCCAAAGGAACAGTGATCAAACCAGGACGGCACGTACATTTCAGTGAATGCGAGATTTATTGCGATGATAAACTCGTAAGCAAAGCATCCGGCACGTTCAGTGTCGTACAACCACAGGTATAG
- the xpt gene encoding xanthine phosphoribosyltransferase, protein MELLKQRILQDGRCYPGGILKVDSFINHQMDPMLLYKVAEEFINRFKGEHINKIVTIEASGIAPAIMVGYILQLPVVFVKKKQPKTMENMLSTVVHSFTKDRDYSVCISNNFLTADDHILFIDDFLAFGNAAMGMIDLAQQAGATIAGMGFIIEKAFQDGGKALRESGIHVESLAIIDNLDDCKITIR, encoded by the coding sequence ATGGAATTACTTAAACAGCGTATTTTGCAAGACGGCAGATGTTATCCGGGAGGTATCCTGAAGGTGGACAGTTTTATAAATCACCAGATGGACCCGATGCTTCTGTATAAGGTTGCCGAAGAATTTATCAATCGATTTAAAGGAGAACATATCAATAAGATCGTTACGATCGAAGCAAGCGGTATCGCTCCGGCCATCATGGTCGGTTATATCCTGCAACTGCCGGTGGTATTTGTAAAGAAAAAGCAACCGAAGACGATGGAGAATATGCTGAGCACGGTAGTCCATTCCTTTACCAAAGACCGTGATTATTCTGTTTGTATCAGTAATAATTTCCTGACGGCAGACGACCATATCCTGTTTATCGACGACTTCCTGGCTTTCGGTAATGCAGCTATGGGAATGATCGACCTGGCTCAACAGGCTGGTGCGACGATTGCTGGTATGGGCTTTATTATCGAAAAGGCTTTCCAGGATGGAGGAAAAGCATTGCGAGAATCAGGTATCCATGTGGAAAGTTTGGCTATTATCGACAATCTCGACGATTGTAAGATCACGATCCGTTAG
- a CDS encoding nucleobase:cation symporter-2 family protein — translation MKINTEELEETIIPVKETDLIYGIDDRPPLKEALFAALQHLLAIFVAIITPPLIIAGALKLDIETTGFLVSMALFASGVSTFVQCKRIGPVGAGLLCIQGTSFSFIGPIISAGLAGGLPLIFGVCMAAAPVEMVISRTFKYMRTIITPLVSGIVVLLIGLSLIKVGVVSCGGGFAAMDNGTFGSLKNIGVAATVLLSVLFFNRCKNKYLRMSSIVLGLCIGYGLSFALGMVDMSAAASQNLAGFNIPVPFKYGLDFNISSFIAIGLVYLITAIEATGDVTANSMISGKSIEGEGYLKRVSGGVLADGVNSFVAGVFNSFPNSIFAQNNGIIQLTGVASRYVGYYIAGMLILLGLFPIVGVVFSLMPDPVLGGATLLMFGTVAAAGIRIIASQEINRKATLVLAVSLSLGLGVELMPDILKTAPEAIKGIFASGITTGGLTAIIANIFIRVKEDKEDKTQ, via the coding sequence ATGAAGATTAACACTGAAGAGTTAGAAGAGACTATCATTCCGGTAAAAGAAACAGACCTGATTTACGGTATAGATGACCGGCCTCCTTTGAAAGAGGCTTTGTTTGCAGCCTTGCAACATTTGCTGGCCATTTTCGTCGCAATCATCACACCGCCTCTAATTATTGCCGGAGCATTAAAGCTGGATATTGAAACAACCGGATTTTTAGTGTCGATGGCCCTTTTCGCTTCCGGAGTGTCAACCTTTGTACAATGTAAACGGATAGGCCCGGTAGGAGCCGGGCTGCTCTGTATACAGGGTACCAGTTTTTCGTTTATCGGGCCGATCATTTCGGCGGGATTGGCAGGTGGTCTACCATTGATCTTTGGTGTTTGTATGGCTGCTGCCCCGGTAGAAATGGTTATCAGCCGTACTTTTAAGTATATGCGTACTATCATAACTCCGCTGGTTTCGGGAATAGTCGTCTTGCTGATCGGATTGAGTCTGATTAAGGTCGGTGTGGTTTCTTGTGGAGGTGGTTTTGCAGCTATGGACAACGGTACGTTCGGAAGTTTGAAGAATATCGGAGTTGCTGCAACCGTTTTGTTGAGTGTATTATTCTTCAACCGTTGTAAGAATAAATACTTGCGCATGAGTTCGATCGTTCTGGGATTATGTATCGGCTACGGACTTTCTTTTGCGTTGGGAATGGTAGATATGAGTGCTGCCGCTTCTCAGAATCTGGCAGGATTTAATATCCCCGTGCCATTTAAATACGGATTGGATTTTAATATATCTTCTTTTATCGCTATTGGTCTGGTTTACCTGATCACTGCGATTGAAGCTACCGGCGATGTTACTGCTAATTCTATGATTTCTGGTAAATCCATTGAGGGTGAGGGATATCTGAAACGTGTTTCGGGTGGTGTATTGGCCGACGGTGTAAATTCTTTTGTTGCCGGTGTCTTTAATTCATTTCCAAACTCTATCTTTGCACAGAATAACGGAATTATCCAGCTTACCGGCGTTGCCAGCCGTTATGTCGGTTATTATATAGCCGGAATGTTGATCCTGCTGGGATTATTTCCGATTGTGGGTGTGGTGTTCTCATTAATGCCTGATCCTGTTTTGGGAGGTGCAACCCTGTTGATGTTCGGTACTGTGGCCGCTGCGGGTATCCGTATCATCGCTTCGCAGGAGATTAACCGGAAGGCTACACTGGTTTTGGCTGTCAGCCTTTCTCTCGGATTAGGAGTGGAATTAATGCCTGATATCCTGAAAACGGCTCCGGAGGCTATAAAAGGTATTTTTGCATCCGGTATTACAACTGGCGGTCTGACCGCTATAATAGCCAACATTTTCATTCGTGTAAAGGAAGATAAAGAAGATAAAACACAATAA
- a CDS encoding endonuclease/exonuclease/phosphatase family protein, protein MKHGTWLMAILFMLLPLCSIHSQESARENNTLRIMSYNIRNGRGMDDVSNFQRTADVINRVRPNVVAVQEVDSVTGRSGQTDVLRVLADKTLMYPVYAPAIDYDGGKYGIGMLSKEKPLSHRYMSLPGREEERALLIVEFEKYIYCCTHLSLTGEDRLASLDILRKEAAKASKPLFIAGDFNAHPDSEVIEGIQKDFVILTNTKQPTFPADEPTETIDYIAAYAKDTTAFTRLSTWVVDEPAASDHRPIVTDIVFKQPADKIFRTEPYLQNPVGNGITVMWQTTVPTYSWVEYGTDKNQLKKARTIVDGQVICNDLQNKIRLNDLEPGKTYYYRICSQEIMLYQAYKKIFGETAVSDFHTFTLPESSTSDFTAIIFNDLHKHSETLQALYGQVKDVDYDFVIFNGDCIDDPANHDEATHFLSELNETVGAADVPVFYLRGNHEIRNAYSIGLRKLFDYVGDKTYGAFNWGDTRIVMLDCGEDKPDDFWVYYGLNDFTALRDAQVGFLKEELVSKPFKQADKRVLIHHVPIYGKDVDRYNPCLELWGGLLAKAPFNVCINAHTHRHAYYPKGAANGNNFPVIVGGGYRMDGATVMVLQKKGKEMTLRVLNAKGETLEDLKL, encoded by the coding sequence ATGAAACACGGAACTTGGTTGATGGCAATACTTTTTATGTTGTTGCCGTTATGTAGTATTCATTCGCAGGAGAGTGCAAGGGAAAATAACACCTTGCGAATAATGAGTTATAACATCCGTAACGGGAGAGGGATGGATGATGTTTCTAACTTCCAACGTACGGCTGACGTAATCAATAGAGTTCGTCCGAATGTCGTCGCCGTACAGGAAGTGGACAGTGTGACGGGGAGAAGCGGACAGACCGATGTATTACGTGTATTGGCAGACAAGACACTAATGTATCCGGTATATGCCCCGGCCATTGATTATGACGGAGGGAAATATGGTATCGGTATGTTGAGTAAGGAGAAACCACTTAGCCATCGTTATATGTCTCTTCCTGGAAGAGAAGAAGAACGTGCTTTGCTGATCGTTGAGTTTGAAAAATATATCTATTGTTGTACCCACCTTTCCCTGACAGGGGAAGATCGTCTGGCTTCATTGGATATTCTTCGCAAGGAAGCAGCAAAAGCCAGTAAGCCGCTCTTTATTGCCGGTGATTTTAACGCTCACCCGGATTCGGAAGTCATAGAAGGCATACAGAAAGACTTTGTGATCCTGACAAATACCAAACAACCGACTTTTCCGGCTGATGAACCGACAGAAACGATCGATTATATAGCAGCTTATGCAAAGGATACTACGGCTTTTACACGCCTTTCCACTTGGGTTGTCGATGAACCGGCTGCCTCTGATCATCGTCCGATCGTAACAGATATCGTTTTCAAGCAACCGGCTGACAAGATTTTCCGCACGGAGCCTTATTTACAGAATCCTGTAGGAAACGGAATTACGGTTATGTGGCAGACTACTGTTCCTACTTACAGTTGGGTCGAATATGGTACGGATAAGAATCAGTTGAAGAAAGCGCGTACTATCGTGGATGGTCAGGTGATCTGCAACGATTTACAGAATAAGATCAGACTGAATGACCTGGAACCGGGCAAGACTTATTATTATCGTATTTGTTCACAGGAAATCATGCTTTACCAGGCTTATAAGAAAATCTTCGGAGAAACGGCTGTTTCCGATTTCCATACATTCACTTTGCCGGAATCATCTACTTCCGATTTTACAGCCATAATCTTTAATGACCTGCACAAACATTCTGAAACATTACAAGCGCTGTATGGCCAGGTGAAAGACGTTGATTATGATTTTGTCATCTTTAACGGCGATTGTATCGACGATCCGGCCAATCATGATGAAGCAACACACTTCCTTTCCGAACTGAATGAAACAGTCGGGGCTGCCGATGTACCTGTCTTTTATCTGCGTGGTAACCATGAGATCAGGAATGCTTATTCGATCGGTTTGCGCAAATTGTTCGATTATGTCGGCGATAAGACATACGGTGCGTTTAACTGGGGCGATACACGTATCGTGATGCTGGATTGCGGTGAAGATAAGCCCGATGACTTTTGGGTTTATTACGGTCTGAACGATTTTACAGCCCTGCGTGACGCCCAGGTCGGTTTCCTGAAAGAAGAGCTGGTATCCAAGCCATTTAAACAAGCTGATAAGCGCGTACTGATTCATCATGTGCCTATTTACGGCAAAGATGTAGACCGTTACAATCCTTGTCTGGAATTGTGGGGTGGTTTACTGGCCAAGGCACCGTTCAATGTATGTATCAATGCGCATACTCACCGTCATGCTTATTATCCGAAAGGGGCTGCCAATGGAAACAACTTTCCGGTCATTGTAGGTGGCGGTTACCGGATGGATGGTGCAACAGTTATGGTCTTACAGAAGAAAGGTAAGGAAATGACGCTGCGAGTATTGAATGCTAAAGGCGAAACCCTCGAGGATTTAAAACTGTAA
- a CDS encoding threonine aldolase family protein encodes MRSFASDNNSGVHPLIMEAVIKANEDHAIGYGDDPWTAAAVAKIKSIFGEEASPFFVFNGTGANSVALQAVTRPFNSILCAETAHINVDECGAPARMTGCAVVTIPTSDGKLTPELIRPRLHNFGVCHHSQPKAVYISQVSELGTVYTIEEVKAIADLLHAHNMYLHMDGARLANACAYLNCSMKQVTVDAGVDILSFGGTKNGMMMGEAVISFRPEITENLQYYRKQSAQLASKLRYLSAQFIPYLENNLWLENAIKANISAAKLAEALKQYPQIQFTQKVETNQIFFTIPSEPLKKLLERYFFYMWNEENNEARLVTSWDTTGEDITQFEQDLKEAMDN; translated from the coding sequence ATGAGAAGTTTTGCAAGTGATAACAACTCCGGCGTCCATCCGTTAATTATGGAAGCCGTGATTAAGGCAAATGAGGATCACGCAATAGGATATGGTGATGACCCTTGGACAGCAGCCGCAGTAGCAAAGATTAAAAGTATATTTGGTGAAGAGGCTTCCCCTTTCTTTGTTTTTAACGGAACCGGAGCCAATTCGGTGGCCTTACAGGCTGTTACACGTCCTTTTAACAGTATATTGTGTGCAGAGACTGCACATATTAATGTAGATGAATGCGGTGCGCCGGCGCGTATGACCGGATGTGCGGTAGTAACTATTCCAACAAGCGACGGCAAGCTCACCCCGGAATTGATCAGACCCCGTTTACATAACTTTGGCGTTTGCCATCATTCGCAACCTAAAGCGGTATATATTTCACAGGTCTCTGAATTAGGTACTGTTTACACGATAGAAGAAGTAAAAGCAATAGCTGATCTGTTGCATGCTCACAATATGTACCTTCATATGGACGGAGCCCGCCTGGCAAATGCCTGTGCTTATCTGAACTGCTCCATGAAGCAGGTTACAGTAGATGCAGGTGTGGATATTCTGAGTTTTGGAGGTACTAAAAATGGTATGATGATGGGAGAAGCTGTTATTTCGTTCCGTCCTGAAATAACCGAAAATTTGCAATATTACAGAAAACAATCTGCCCAGCTTGCATCTAAACTCCGTTATTTGTCTGCCCAGTTCATTCCTTATCTGGAAAATAACTTATGGCTTGAAAACGCCATAAAAGCCAATATCAGTGCTGCGAAATTGGCAGAAGCATTAAAGCAATATCCTCAGATACAATTTACACAGAAGGTAGAAACGAATCAGATATTCTTTACTATCCCTTCCGAACCTTTGAAGAAACTGCTGGAACGTTATTTCTTCTATATGTGGAATGAAGAAAACAATGAAGCGCGTCTGGTTACTTCCTGGGATACGACAGGAGAGGATATTACACAGTTTGAACAGGATTTGAAAGAAGCTATGGATAATTAA
- a CDS encoding RNA polymerase sigma factor, protein MNALQFQKKLLSMQENMMNFALMLTANRDDAQDLMQDTTLKVLDNQEKFVDNINFKGWVLTVMRNIFINNYHKIVRTQTVVDQGVDLYNLDVVNDSGFDSPDGAYQIQEITKAINGLNDELKVPFSMFLSGYKYNEIADKLNVPLGTVKSRIFFARQELQKVLKDFRLG, encoded by the coding sequence ATGAATGCGTTGCAATTTCAGAAAAAATTACTGAGCATGCAAGAAAACATGATGAATTTTGCACTGATGCTCACTGCAAATCGGGATGACGCCCAAGATTTGATGCAAGACACAACGCTGAAGGTTTTAGACAATCAGGAAAAGTTCGTTGACAATATTAATTTCAAAGGATGGGTCCTGACCGTCATGCGTAACATTTTCATTAATAATTATCATAAGATAGTTCGTACGCAAACAGTAGTAGACCAAGGTGTCGATTTGTATAATTTGGACGTCGTAAATGATTCGGGATTTGACTCTCCGGACGGAGCCTATCAGATTCAAGAGATCACCAAGGCTATCAATGGGTTGAACGATGAACTTAAAGTTCCTTTCTCAATGTTTTTGAGTGGTTATAAATATAATGAGATCGCAGATAAATTGAATGTACCGCTGGGAACAGTAAAGAGCCGTATATTCTTTGCCCGCCAGGAATTGCAGAAAGTTTTGAAGGATTTTCGCCTTGGATAA
- a CDS encoding NfeD family protein — translation MMKNSGILCTLLILLVTTFVSAAKDAPLIYQIDIKKEIDNTTRIYLSNGLTEANSLGADAVLIHMNTYGGLLEAADSMRTAILYNPVPVYVFIDNNAASAGALISIACEKIFMRKGANIGAATVVNQTGAAMPDKYQSYMRSMIRSTAEAHGKDTIIQGKDTTFKWKRDPLIAEAMVDERVVIPNLIDTGKVLTFTADEAQQWGYCDGIAETPDEVITKYLGYNTYELKTYKPSWFDDLKGFLMNPMLQSLLIIIIIGGIYFEMQTPGLGFPSAAAIIAAILYFAPLYLDGLAQNWEILVFIIGLLLIVAEIFVIPGFGIAGISGIIFLVAGLTLSLLNNTDFNFEGVSTKEIGEACLTVLVGLGLGFVLMIWLSNKIGAKGLMRKVALHKDLEEAHSSPSLTPLIGKEGTAFTVLRPSGKVIIDDELYDGVSDSGFIEKGTRVKVVRFENAQIYVETLHL, via the coding sequence ATGATGAAAAATTCAGGAATCTTGTGCACGCTATTAATTCTACTGGTAACAACCTTTGTTTCAGCAGCTAAAGACGCGCCACTCATTTACCAGATTGATATAAAAAAAGAGATAGATAATACGACTCGTATATATCTTAGTAACGGATTGACAGAGGCAAACTCGCTGGGCGCCGACGCAGTCCTGATCCATATGAATACATATGGCGGATTACTCGAAGCGGCAGATTCAATGCGTACGGCAATACTGTACAATCCGGTTCCCGTTTATGTTTTTATCGATAACAACGCTGCCTCAGCCGGAGCACTCATTTCGATTGCCTGTGAAAAAATCTTTATGAGGAAAGGAGCCAATATCGGTGCAGCTACGGTAGTCAATCAAACCGGAGCCGCCATGCCCGACAAATATCAGTCGTATATGCGTTCCATGATACGTTCCACAGCGGAGGCTCATGGAAAAGACACGATTATCCAGGGAAAAGACACCACTTTCAAATGGAAAAGAGACCCTCTGATTGCAGAAGCAATGGTAGACGAACGGGTTGTCATCCCCAACCTGATCGATACAGGAAAAGTACTCACCTTCACCGCTGACGAAGCGCAACAGTGGGGTTATTGTGACGGGATAGCAGAAACTCCCGACGAAGTAATCACCAAATATCTGGGATATAACACCTATGAATTGAAGACATATAAACCATCCTGGTTCGACGATCTGAAAGGTTTCCTCATGAATCCGATGTTACAATCACTGCTTATCATTATTATTATAGGTGGAATTTATTTTGAAATGCAAACACCGGGATTAGGGTTTCCGTCGGCGGCAGCAATTATTGCTGCTATCTTATATTTTGCACCTTTGTATCTGGACGGATTGGCTCAAAACTGGGAAATATTGGTATTTATCATCGGATTGTTACTTATTGTTGCAGAGATATTTGTTATTCCCGGTTTTGGGATAGCCGGGATCAGTGGTATAATTTTCCTGGTTGCGGGCCTAACCCTTAGCCTACTCAATAATACGGATTTCAACTTTGAAGGCGTTTCTACCAAAGAAATCGGAGAAGCCTGCCTGACAGTATTGGTCGGACTCGGTCTCGGATTCGTTTTAATGATCTGGCTATCCAACAAAATCGGAGCAAAAGGTCTGATGCGGAAAGTTGCACTCCATAAAGATCTGGAAGAAGCGCACTCCTCTCCTTCCCTCACACCTCTTATCGGAAAAGAAGGAACAGCCTTTACAGTGCTCCGTCCTTCCGGCAAAGTAATCATTGACGACGAATTATACGATGGTGTATCCGATTCCGGCTTTATAGAAAAGGGTACAAGGGTCAAAGTCGTCCGTTTCGAGAATGCCCAGATATACGTAGAAACATTACATTTATAA
- a CDS encoding AlbA family DNA-binding domain-containing protein — translation MKKKHPIEALIEQGEHQQLDFKFEVSDSKKIARTLSAFANTDGGRLLIGVKDNGNISGVRSEEEYYMIEAASKMYTRPEVPFEATRWEINGKTVLEVYIAPSEEKPHLAPDKEDKYKAYIRVADENILANEVLMLSWEKKHKPDGTLLKISKPVERLFVYLDEHPYINVSQLCRIGRVNYYTAKNILSDLLAIDALQYVVIDKRILYQRIPGADLPL, via the coding sequence ATGAAGAAGAAACATCCGATAGAAGCATTGATAGAACAGGGCGAGCATCAACAACTCGACTTTAAGTTCGAGGTGAGCGACAGTAAAAAGATTGCCCGTACCTTGTCTGCTTTTGCCAATACCGATGGCGGTCGGTTGCTGATAGGAGTGAAAGATAACGGAAATATTTCCGGTGTCCGTAGTGAGGAAGAGTATTATATGATAGAAGCCGCTTCGAAAATGTACACCCGTCCGGAAGTTCCTTTTGAAGCTACCCGTTGGGAGATAAACGGAAAAACAGTGCTGGAGGTTTATATAGCACCCAGTGAAGAGAAACCTCATCTGGCACCTGATAAAGAAGATAAATATAAAGCCTATATCCGTGTAGCAGATGAAAACATCCTGGCGAATGAAGTCCTTATGCTGTCCTGGGAAAAGAAGCATAAGCCGGATGGAACTTTACTGAAGATAAGTAAGCCCGTGGAACGTTTGTTTGTCTACCTCGACGAGCACCCATATATTAATGTAAGCCAGCTTTGCCGGATTGGCCGCGTAAATTATTACACGGCCAAGAATATCCTGAGTGATCTGCTGGCAATCGATGCCCTCCAGTATGTGGTTATAGACAAGCGTATCCTGTATCAACGCATACCGGGGGCAGATCTGCCTTTATAA